In Phenylobacterium hankyongense, the sequence TTCGTGAACTCGCCGGCCGACGAGGCGCCGACCACGACGCAGCCGTCGCAGCTCTCGCGCAGGGCCCCAAGCAGGGTTTTGTGATCGTAATGCGGGGCCGCGAACAGTATGATCGCGGCCGGCGCTCGTCCCAGGGTTTGCCGCACCTGTTCGCCCAGGTCTTTTCCCGCGGCCGCGGAATCGGTCGCTCGGGTCGCTGCAACGGCGGTTTTCAACTTGGCCCCTCAAAGCTTTTTGTAGCTCGCGCCGGGCTCCGCCGACCGCGTAGCGAACGTCATTCGCTGGCGAAGGTTCCGCGCAGGTCCCAACAAATGTGAAGGTCCCCGGCCGCCTCTCGATGCGCGGTTGACGTGTCCCCCGGCGCGACACACGCTCCTGGTGTCTCCACGGGGTTGAATCACATGGGAATTTGGCAGGTTCGGCGTCCGGGCGAGGCGGCGCGTTGAGCGCCTCCGGCTTCGAGGCCACGCTCGCGGCGATCTTCACCGACTGCGAGCAGGCGGTGTCCGAGCGGCTGGCCAAGGAGAAGGCCAAGGCCGAGAACCTGCAGGCGCTGGGCGCACGCCGCTTCGCCTACACCGTGGCCGAGGCGATCGAGGAGGAGGTGGGGCCGGCGGTGGCCGCGGCGCTGGCCAGCTACGACGGCGCCATCAACCGCCCGATCCTGCCGAACGAACGCTGGGAGGTGGCCTTGAAGAGCCGCATCGGCCACGCGGTGGACGCCGGCATGCGGCTCGGGAGCGGCGGCCACGAGAACGCGCCCTGGAAGCCGTTGCTGGCCGAGGAGGCGCCGGCGCTGAAGGCCCGCCTGCTGGCCATAGCGGACGCGCATTTCAGGCAGCTCGGCAAGGCCCGGCGCCGGGGCGGTCCCCGCCGCGGCTGGCTGCCGGAGCCGGCCCTGCGCTCCGCCCTGTTCGTCGTCGGCCTGGTGGTGGGCGCGCTGGTCGTTCAGCTGCTGCATCGCTGAGACCCGCGGTCGCCGCGGGGGAAAATTCCGCTAGGCTGAGGCCTGACGTCGGCAATCAGACCGGCGGAACAGCGGAGGACACGATGAGGCTCAGCAAGGCGCGGATCTCGCCGGTGGAGGACAAGGACCTCACCGCCGACCAGGCGGAGATCCTGCGGCCGATGGCCGAGCGGGGGCCGGTGCTCAACATCTTCCGCACCCTGGCGCGCGAGCCCAAGGCGATGAAGGGCTTCCTGGGCTGGGGCAACTACATCCTGTCGCGCCGCAACGGGCTCGGCGCCCGCGAGCGGGAGATCGTCATCCTGCGCACCGGCTACCTCTGCCGCTCCGGCTACGAGTGGACCCAGCACGTGGGGATCGGCCTGCGCGCCGGCCTGAACGAGGACGAGGTCCAGCGCCTGAAGGCCGGCCCCGACGCCGGCTGGAGCCCGGCCGACGCGGCCCTGATCCGCGCGGCGGACGAGCTGCATCGCGACCAGTTCATCACCGACGCCACCTGGGCGGCGCTGTCGGCGCATTTCGACGAGAAGCAGCGCATGGACGTGGTGTTCACCGCCGGCCAGTACACCCAGGTCTCGATGATGCTGAACACCTTCGGCGTGCAGCTCGACGCAGGCCAGGTCCTCGATCCCGACCTGAAGGGGTTCTGAGGATGGCCGGCCGGCTGGACGGCAAGACGGCGGTGGTGGTGGGCGCCGGCCAGACGCCGGGCGACACCCTCGGCAACGGCCGGGCCATGGCGCTGCTGTTCGCGCGCGAAGGCGCCGAGGTGCTGTGCGTGGACCGGGTGGGGGAGCGCGCGGCGGAGACCGCGGCGATGATCGAACAGGAGGGCGGCCGCGCCGCAGCCCTGCAGGCCGACATCGTCCAGCCCGCCGACTGCGCCGCCGTCGTCGCCGCCGCGAAAGCGCGCTGGGGTCGGCTCGACATCCTGGTCAACAACGTCGGCATCGGCGCCGGCGACGCGCCGGCCCACAAGCTGGAGGAGGCGGCCTTCGACCGCATCCTGGCGGTCAACCTCAAGGGCCTGTGGCTGACCACCCGCGCCGCCATCCCGCTGATGCGCGAGCAGGGCGGCGGGGCGATCGTCAACATCTCCTCCCTGGCCGGCATCGCCGGCGGGATCCAGCTGGCCTACGAGGTCTCCAAGGCCGGGGTGAACCGGCTGACCACCAGCGTCGCCCAGTCGAACGCCCGCTACGGCGTCCGCTGCAACGCCATCATGCCGGGGCTGATGGACACTCCGATGGCGGTGGCCGGGATCGCCGAAGCCAGCGGCCAGAGCCAGGCGCAGGTGCGCGAAGGCCGCAACGCCCGCGTGCCCCTGCGCGGGCGGATGGGCACGGCCTGGGACACCGCCTATGCGGCCCTCTACCTGGCCTCGGACGAGGCGCAGTTCGTCACCGGGGTGGTGCTGCCGGTGGACGGCGGGATGTCCAGCCGCATCGGCTAAGCAGTTGCCGGCGAAGGTCCGGCGGCCCATGTGGGACCGATGCCCGTCTCCGCCGCCTATCGCCCCGACCCGAAGTTCCAGGCGCTGGGCCCGGAGTTCGCCGATCCCGTCCGGGCGGCGGACTTCCCGCAGACGATCCTGCGCTTCCGCAACGACCGGGCCGCGGCGACCGTCGGGCTGGACACCCTGACCGACGCGGAGTGGATCGCCCACTTCGGGCGCTTCCAGCCGCTGCCGGACAACCTCGATCCGCCGCTGGCGCAGCGCTACCACGGCCACCAGTTCCGGGTTTACAACCCCGAGCTCGGCGACGGCCGCGGCTTCATCTTCGCCCAGCTCCGCGAGGCCGGGACGGACCGGCTGCTGGACCTCGGCACCAAGGGCTCGGGCCAGACGCCCTGGTCGCGCTCTGGCGACGGCCGGCTGACGCTGAAGGGCGGGGTGCGGGAGGTGCTGGCGACGGCCATGCTGGAAGCGCTGGGCGTGCCGAGCTCCCGCTCGTTCTCGCTGGTGGAGACCGGGGAGGCGCTGGTGCGCGGCGACGAGCCCAGCCCGACGCGCTCGGCCGTGCTGACGCGGCTGTCGCACAGCCACGTGCGCTTCGGCACCTTCCAGCGCCACGCCTTCTTCGAGCGCGGCGACCGGATCGGCGAACTGACCGACCACGTGATCGCCAACTACTATCCCGAGCTGAAAGGGGCGAACGACCGGCCGGTGGCGATGCTGCAGGTGGTGGTCGAGCGGAGCGCCCGGCTGGCCGCGCGATGGATGGCCGCGGGCTTCGTGCACGGGGTGCTCAACACCGACAACATGAGCCTGACCGGCGAGAGCTTCGACTACGGCCCCTACCGGTTCCTGCCGCACTCCAACCCGAACTTCACCGCGGCCTATTTCGACCACGCCGGCCTCTACGCCTTCGGCCGCCAGCCGGAGGCGGTGTTCTGGAACCTGCAGCAGCTGGCCGGCTGCCTCAGCCTGACGGCGGAGACCGAGCCGCTGGTCGAGGCGTTGAACGGCTTCGGGCCGGCCTATCGGCGCGAGCTGGTGGCCGCGATGCTGGACCGGCTGGGCGTGCGCTCCCGCGGCGAGGAGGCGGACGCGGCGCTGGTGCAGTCGGCGTTCCGCGCCCTGGCCGAGGGCGGCGAGCGGCTGCGCTGGGAGCCGTTCTTCTTCGACTGGTTCACCGGCTCGGAAGCCCGCGCGCTCGCCGGGCCGCGCGGCGCGCTCTACGCCGAGCCTTCGTTCGAGGAGTTCCGCGCCCGGCTGGCCGACTACGACCCCGACCGGCCGGAGCGGCTGGCCGATCCCTGGTTCGCGCGTCCGGAGCCGGAGGAGCTGCTCTACGACGAGATCGAGGCCATCTGGGCGGCCATCGCGCAGGCCGACGACTGGTCGGCCTTCCACGCCAAGCTGGCAGCGCTGGAGGAGGCCCGCGCGGCCTGGGGCCTGCCGGCCCAGGGCGTCGCCGGAACCTGAGCCTTAGCGGCGTCAGCGGAACCCCATCTCCCGCCGCAGGTCCGCGGCTGTGACGCCCCGGGCGCGCAGGTCGCGCAGCGTTTCCGCCCGGTCGCGCTTAGCGAACCGCCGGCCGTCCGGACCGGTGAGCAGCCGGTGATGTCGATAGACCGGCGTCGGCAGGGCGAGCAGGCCCTGCAGCAGGCGCTGGACGTGGGCGGCCTCGAACAGGTCCTGGCCGCGGATCACATGGCTCACCCCCTGCAGGGCGTCGTCGACCACCACCGCCAGGTGATAGGCGACGCCGACGTCCTTGCGCGCCAGCACTACGTCGCCGCCGAGCTCCGGCCGGGCCCGGACCTCGCCGTGTTCGCCGCTCGGCCCCTCGCCCTCCTCGACGAAGCGCAGCGCCGCGAAGCCGCCCAGCGTCCGCTCGGCCGCTTCCAGCGACAGCCGCCAGGCGTAGGCGTCGCCGGCCTGGAGCCGCCGGGCCTCTTCCTCGGGTGGCAAGGGCTGGCCGCGGAACACCTCCATGGCGCCGTGCGGCGCGCGCTCGATCTCCTCGGCGATCTCGCGGCGGGTGCGGAAGCAGCGGTAGAGCAGGCCGCGCTCGGCCAGGTCGCGGAGCGCGCGGCCGTAGTCCGCCATGTGCTCGGATTGGCGGCGCACCGGCGTTTCCCAGCTGAGGCCGAGCCAGGCCAGGTCCTCGAGGAGGGCGGCCTCGTGCTCGGGCCGGCAGCGGGTGCGGTCGATGTCCTCGATGCGCAGCAGGAAGCGGCCGCCGGCCCGACGCGCGGCCTGGAAGGCGGTGAGCGCCGAGAAGGCGTGGCCGCGGTGCAGGAAACCGGTCGGCGAGGGGGCGAAGCGGGTGACGAAGGGGGCGGCCACCCCTGCTGACTAGCGGGCGTGGGGCCGGGGCAACAGTCCCATGTGGCTGAGCACCGCGCGCAGGAAGGCCTTTTCGCCGCCGACCGCATCCTTCAGGTGCTCGAACTGCTTGAAGCCGGCCATCTCGGCCAAGCCGTGGGCGGCGCACCAGGCGGCGGTGGTCGCCAGCTCCAGGTCGATCTCGTCGGTCGGGTCGGCGCCCGCCTCGACCATGGTGTTGCGCACCTTGCAGTAGGGGGTGTCCTCGTCGCCGTGGCCCATCTGCATCGGCAGGTCGGCCTTGTCGCGCGCGGCGTCGTACATCACCCGGTAGAGCGCCGGGTTTTCCCGCGCGAAGCAGACGTAGGCCACGCCGAGCGAGAGCAGGGCGTCGTGCGGATCGGCCTGCGCCTTGGCCTCGGCCATGGCGTGGTCGAGTATCTGCCAGCCCTCGTGGGCGACGGCGTCGAGCAGTTCGCCCTTGTCCTTGAAGTGGTGATAGGGCGCGGCCGGGCTGACGCCGGCCTCGCGGGCCACGGCGCGGAGCGACAGGGCGCTCGGGCCGTCGGACTCCAGCAGCCGGCGCGCCGCGTCGACCAGGGCGCGGCTCAGATCGCCGTGGTGATAGGGGCGGGCTTCGGCGGCTTGAGATTCTCTCATCGGGGGCACTCTAAAACTCTATCTGGACGCCGTAAAGATATCTTGACGCCGCTTAGATCGGTGCTATTTAAGCATCGTTCAGATAACAAAAGCCCTCCGCTCCCCCGGAGGTTCCCAACTGAAAGGTGTGTGTCATGTCCCTCGCAGGTTTCTCCCGCTTCGAACGTTTCCTCGACCGGGCCGCGCCGGCCCTCATCCTGGTGCTCGGCTTCACCGCCGCCGCCGCGGTGGCGACCATCGGCGGCTGATCTCCCCGTCACCGGTCGAGACGGAAGGGCCCCCTCAGCGGGGCCCTTTTTCGTGTGCGCCACAGCCGCCGGCGTCGATGCGGAAACGCATAACAGTACAGCGTAAATGATTATCTATACGCCGCTTAGATGCGTGCTATCCAACTGGTGTCCTGTTGGACGGCGGCTTCGGATCACCCGGGCCGCTCACGCGAAAAGGAAACCAAAATGTCCGTCCAAATGAACCGCATGCTCGACACCCTGTCGTCCTACCTGATCGTCGCGCTCGGCCTGACGCTGGCCGGCGCCACCGCGATCGTCGGCGCCTGAAGGGTGGATCGCCGCTGAGCCTCGCCCGTGAGAAAACCGGGCGAGGCGTTGGCTTACGTCATGGAGCTGTCTCCGAATCTTTCCTATATTGGTCCTCGCAGCGGGACCGTTCCGGACCTCGGGACGCGGACGGTCAGACGTTGGCGCGTCCGGGAACGAGGGCTTCGTCTTCAGTCCACAAGCGTACGCCATAGGCGCGGCTCCGCGCCGCGGGAGGTCCGCCGATGCAGGTGCTTAGCCGCCCGCCGTCCGGCTTCCCCTGCCTGGTGCTGAACGCCGACTTCCGGCCGCTCAGCTACTACCCCCTGTCGCTCTGGCCTTGGCAGGAAGTCATCAAGGCCGTGTTCCTGGACCGGGTCGACGTGGTCTCGACCTACGACCAGGCGGTCCACTCCCCCTCCTTCGAGATGAAGCTGCCCAGCGTCGTATCGCTGAAGCACTACGTGACCCAGGACCGGCCCCCGGCCTTCACCCGCTTCAACCTCTTCCTGCGCGACACCTTCACCTGCCAGTACTGCACGGCCTCGGAGGAGCTGACCTTCGACCACGTGATCCCGCGCTCGCGCGGCGGGCGGACCACCTGGGAAAACATCGTCACCGCCTGCGCGCGCTGCAACCTGACCAAGGGCGGCCGCACGCCGCACGAGGCCGGCATGCATCCGCGCCACAAGCCGCGCCGGCCCACCGCCCACGAGCTGCTGGACCACGGCCGCCGCTTCCCGCCGCACCACCTGCACGAAAGCTGGCTCGACTACCTCTACTGGGACATCGAACTGGAGGCCTGAGGACGGCCCGCAGGCGCGGCCGAGTCCCCGCCCGGCGCCGGAGGTGGCCTGGACGCGCATTGCGCCAGGCATGCGCTTAGGCGACGGTTGGTTCGAGGAGGCTCCCATGAGCCTGACGACCGACGTCGCCCGGATGATGCGCCAGTGGGTGCAGGCGTGGCCCGCCGAACCCGAGCCGGGGCATCTGCTGAGGGTGCTGCGGTTGCTGGGCCAGTGGCGCTCGCAGATGCTGGCCAACACCTATCTGAAGCATCAGGGCGCGACGATCTACGGCGGCCCGTTCCGCGGCATGCAGTACGTCAGCGCCGCCACCGAGGGCGCCCTGATACCGAGGCTCTTGGGCACCTACGAATCCGAGCTGCATCCCTATCTCGCCGCGTTCGCCGCCGCCGACCTGGACTGCGTCGTCGATGTGGGCTGCGCCGAAGGCTATTACGCCGTCGGTCTCGCCCGGATGATGCCGCAGGTGACGGTCCACGCGCACGACATCGATCCGGCGGCCCGGGAAGCCTGCGCCGCCCTGGCCGCGCGCAACGGCGTCGCCGACCGGGTGGTGATCGGCGGGGCGTTCGAACCGCAGGACTTCGAGGCCTTCGCCGGACGCCGCGTCCTGGTGCTGATGGATGCGGAGGGCGCCGAACTGGACGTCCTGCAGCCGGCGCTGAGCCCCGCCCTGGCGGACATGAGCCTGATCGTCGAGACCCACGACCTGTACCGGCCCGGAACCCTCGCCGCGATGATGGAGCGCTTCTCCGCGACCCACGACATCGTGCGCGTCGACCAGCAACCCAAGGTCTTCGACCTGCCGCCGTGGCTGCAGACCCTGTCCCACCTCGACCAGCTTCTGGCGGTGTGGGAGTGGCGCGTTCAGCCCACGCCGTGGCTGGTGATGCGGCCGAGGGCGCGCTGAGATCCGCCCCCGGCCTGCTCCGACGGCCTCAGGCGGCGCCGAGGTAGTCCATCTTGCCGAGCTGCACGCCGTTGTGGCGCAGGATCAGGTAGGTGGCGGTGACGTGGAAGTAGAAGTTCGGCGTCGCGAAATTCAGCAGGAAGGCGCTGCCCGGGAAGTTCAGGTCCTTGCCGCCGACCTTCAGGGTGATGGTGCGGTCTTCGCTGCCGTCGATCTTGTCGGCCGGGACGCTGTTCAGGAAGGCGATGGTCTTGGCCAGACGCTCCTGCAGCTCGGCGAAGGTGGCCTCGGTGTCGGGATAGCTCGGGACCTCGATGCCGGCGAGCCGGGCGACGCAGCCCTTGGCGCCGTCGGTGGCGATCTGGATCTGGCGCGACAGCGGGAGCATGTCCGGGGCCAGCCGGTCATTGATCAGCACCGAGGGCTCGATCTTCTTCGCTTCGGCGTGCGCCTCCGCCGTCTTCAGGATGGCCGAGAGGTTGTTCAGCATCCGCACGAACACGGGCACGGAAGCTTGGTGCATGGAAAGCGACATGGAGATCCTTGTCTGAAAAGGGGAGCACGGACCGGCGCGGCCGGTCGTCCTCCCCATATGGTGACGCTTCGCCCGCCGCCTAGGGCTCAGCGGAAGACGTAGATCCCGCCGGTGACGCCGTGCGGGGCTTCGGCCAGGCCGCGGATCTCGAGCGGCACCCGCCGCGCGCCGCACAGGCACCGCAGCCGCGACTCCAGGTGCTCGACGCTGTGCCGCGCCAGGCCCTGGGCGAACCAGGGGCCGGGGTCGACGGAGGCCTCGCGCCCGCAGCGGCACACCGCCCACAGGCTGCTGCGCGCCGCCAGCGCCTGGTTGAGCCTCGGCGCGCCCAGCGCCGCGCCGATCGTCTGATGAGATGCGCCGTCCGCCATGATCCGCCTCCGTGAGTAGAACAAAAGCAGAACTCCAGGGCTTGCGCGACTCCGCGGAGGGTGCGCTGACGGAAAGGCTCAACCGGGCGTGGTCGCTGCGGCCGGTTTGAGGGGGAGGATGGGCGCGATTCCGCGCCGGCTGTCGACGCGGCTCGGCCGCGGAGGAGGCTGCAAGCTGTGGACGGACGTCGCGGCTAAGCGCGCGGCTCGCGCCACATGGTCCAGGTCGGCGGCGAGCCGGGGCGGATGAAATACTCGCTCGTCACCTCGAAGCCGTGGCGGCGGTAGAGCGCGACGTTGGACTCGGTGGAGGTCTCCAGGAAGGCCGCGCGGCCCTCGGCGTCGACCTTCGCCAGGCCCGCCGCCAGCAGCCGCGAGCCGACGCCCAGGCCCTGGGCGCGGGGATGCACGCCGAGCAGCCACAGGTAGGCGTGCGGCCGGTCCATCGGATGGGTGCGGTCCATCGCCTCGCGCATGGCGACCAGCCGCCCGAAGCGCGCCAGCCCGGTGGCGCCCAGCAGGGTCGGCACGGCGCGCAGCTCCTGCCAGAGCGGGTTGGGGCCGAGCTTCTCCGAGGGGATCCACACCGCCGCCGCGCCGCCGGTGGCCGGCCGCTGGATGGCGCCCACCGGGAAGGCGATCTCGCGCAGCATCAGCCGGAACAGTTTCTCCCGCGCCGCGTGCCGGCCGGCGTCGGGGCGCATGAACCAGTCGAACATCGGGTAGTCGGCGAAGGCCGCCGAGAGGTCCGCCGCGGCGGCGTCGAGCTCGTGCTCGGCGGCGACGACCGGGGTTTCGGCGGCCCGCCGGATGTCCTCGGCGCCGGGCTCGCTCATAGCTTCTCGCTGATCTTGATGGCCGCGCGGCAGCCGGTGCGGATGACCGCGGCCAGCAGGCCGTAGCCCGGCGCCTGGCGCGCGCCCTCCTCGACGGCGAGGTCGCGGTGGGCCAGCTCTTCCTCGCGGAAGCGGGCGAGCTCGGCGGCCAGCTCCGGCTCGCGCTCGGAGATCTCCGCCACCTGGCCGGCGTAGTGTTCCTCGATCACCGTTTCGACGGCCTCGGTGCAGGCATGCGCGGCCTTGTCGCCCAGCAGCGCCGTGCCGGCGCCGAGCGCGAACCCGGCCAGCCGCCAGACCGGCGTCAGCGCGGTCGGCCGCACGCGGCGTTCGGTGAGCAGGCGGTCGAAGCGGGCCAGGTGCTCGGCTTCATGCGCCTCCATCTCGGCCAGCTGGCCGGCGATCCGCTCGTGCCGAGGCGCCGCGCCGAGCACCGCCCGTTGGCCGCGGTAGATGGAGACTGCGCCCAGTTCGCCGGCATGGTCGACCCGCAGGATCTCCGCGAGCCTGGCCGCCATGGCGCCTCGCCCCGGGCGCGGCGGGATCGGCTTGTCGCTCATAGCTTGGACCTTTCGCGCAGGGCCGCGGCGACGCTGAGGCCGGCGAACACCAGCGAGGCGACGGCGTTCCAGCCGGCCATGGAGAGGCCGCCGAACACCCAGGCGGCCTGGTCGCAGGCCGGCGGGCGGATCTTCGCCCCGTTCATCAGTTCGTTGAGGGCGCTGGCGCTCACCGCCCCGGCTCCCGACCCCGAGCAGGTGGTCGGGCCGGGCCAGAACTTCCACTCCGCGCCGGCGTGGTAGGCGGCGACGCCGGCGCCGGTCAGGAACACCAGCGCCAGAATCCAGCAGGTGGCGGCGCGCCAGCGCGGGCCGCCGGGCAGCCGCACGATGACCATGAACCCGGCCGACAGGGCCGCGGCCACCCAGTAGACCTCCCGTTGCCGCAGGCAGAGCGTGCAGGGAGCCAGCCCGCCGAAGGTCTCGAACGCGTGGGCGATCGCCAGCATGCCGGCGGAGATCACCAGCGCGCAAAGCCGCCAGCGGTCGAGGAAGGGGCGAAGGAAATCGCTCATTGCGGGCGATATGATCCCAAATGCGGGCTCAGCCAAAGACCTTCAGCGCGACGACCACGCCGACCAGCGCCACGACGCCGATGACCGTGTAGAGCGCCAGCCGGCGTTCCACCTCCTCGCGGATCGCCGGGCCGAAGTATTTCAGCAGGGTGGCGGTGAGGAAGAAGCGCGCGCCGCGGGTCACGATCGAGGCCCAGACGAAGGTCAGGAGGTCGAAGCGCGCCAGGCCGGCGGTGATCGTCACCAGCTTGTAGGGGATCGGCGTCAGGCCCTTGATCAGGATGATCCACAGGCCGTACTGCGCGAACCAGGCGTGGAACTCCGCGGCGCCCTGCGGATGGCCGAAGAAGGCCAGGATCTGGTGGCCGACCGGCTCCAGGAAGACGCCGATGGCGTAGCCCAGCATGCCGCCGATCACCGAGGCGGCGGTGCAGATCCCGGCGTACAGGAAGGCCCGCTGCGGCTTGGCCAGCACCATCGGCGCCAGCATCACGTCGGGCGGGATCGGGAAGAACGAGCTCTCCGCGAAGGAGATCACCGCGAGGGCTGCGGGCGCGTGCCGCGACCCGGCCAGGTTCATGACCCAGTCGTAGACTTTGCGAAGCATGGATGGTCCAGGATGAGGCGTCAGGCGTTGAGCTAGCAGGCGTGACGGCGCTTGTCTTCCGGCGACCGCAGACTGGGGTTGATCGCCGCGGGGCGCTCGGCCAAACCGGGTAGGGCGTCCGCACGCGGTTGGGTGGGTGGTTTTCCTGATGACGACAGCCGATGCGGCCGGAGCCACCTCGCCGACCTTGGGAGACTGGGCGCTGGTGGCGCACGGCGGGGCGGGCGTGATCGACCGCGCGGACCTCAAGCCCGAGCAGGAGGCGGCCTACCGGGCCGCCCTGGCGCGGGTCGCGCAAGCCGGGGCCGAGGTGCTGCGCAACGGCGGCTCGGCGCTGGACGCGGTCGAGGCCGCGATCCGCCTGCTGGAAGACGATCCGCTGTTCAACGCCGGCCGCGGCGCGGTCTTCACCGCCGAAGGGCGCAACGAGCTCGACAGCTCGATCATGGACGGCCGGACGCTGCAGGCCGGCGCGGTGGCCGGCGTCACCCGCACCCGCAACCCGATCTCCCTGGCCCGCGCGGTGATGGAGCGCTCCGAGCACGTCTTCCTGGCCGGCGCTGGGGCCGACGCCTTCTCGAAGGCCCACGGGTTGGAGCAGGTCGAGCCGGGCTATTTCTTCACCGAGCGGCGCTGGCGCTCGCTGGAGGCCGAGCTGAGGCGGCAGGGCCTGCCGATCCCGCCGCGGCCCCCGGGCGCCGGCGCCTGCCGCGACGAGGCCGAGGCCCTGGCCCACGACGAGGGCAAGCGCGGGACCGTGGGCGTGGTGGCGCTGGACCGCCACGGCGACGTGGCCGCCGGCGTCTCCACCGGCGGGACGACCGCCAAGCGCTGGGGCCGGGTGGGGGACAGCCCGATCATCGGGGCCGGCGCCTTCGCCACCAACCGCGCCTGCGCGGTCTCGGCCACCGGCGCCGGCGAGTATTTCATCCGCCTGAGCGTGGCGCGCCGGATCTGCGACCTGGTGGAGCTGAAGGGCCTGCCCCTGCAGGCCGCCGTCGACCAGGTGGTGCAGGCCGAGCTGACGGCCCTGGGCGGCGACGGCGGGGTGATCGCGGTGGCGCCGGACGGCGAGATCGCCTGGAGCTTCAACACCTCGGGCATGTATCGTGCCCGTATCGCCGACAACCAACCCCTGGTGATCGGCATCTACAAGGACGATCCCTGAGATGGATCGCTTCGAGTCCGATCTGGAAGAGGCCGCCCGCGACGAGCTCGACCGCGCCTGCACGCTCGGCTGGCGCCAGCTCGCGGCCCACACCCCGTGGGGGGACACCTTCGAGGGGTTCACGCCCGGCGGTCGCGAGGTCTGCTTCGAGCGCAGCTATCTGTGGGAAGGTGAGGCTCGGGGCGACATCCGGGTTGAACTGACCGTCTACCAGCGTGAAGCCTACGAGCAGGGTGTTCGGCTGACCCGCACCATCGCGCGGGAGGATCGATGAAAAAGAAGGTGAGGAAACGATGAAGCTGGCGTCCCTGAAGGGCGGCCGCGACGGGCGGCTGGTGGTGGTCTCGAACGATCTGGCCTGGTGCACGCCGGCGGACCTGATCGCGCCCACCCTGCAGGCGGCGCTGGACGACTGGGAGCACTGCGAGCCGGACCTGCGCGCCTTGGCCGAGAGCCTGGAGCTCGGCGCCGTTCCGCGGGAACGCTTCCACGAGCACGAGGCGGCGAGCCCCTTGCCCCGCGCCTATCAGTGGGCGGACGGCTCGGCCTATGTGAACCACGTGGCGCTGGTCCGCCAGGCGCGCGGCGCGGAGATGCCGGAGAGCTTCTGGACCGACCCGCTGATGTACCAGGGCGGCTCCGACGGCTTCCTCGGACCGCGCGAGGCCATTCCCCTTGCCGACGAATCCTGGGGGCTCGATCTCGAGGGCGAGGTGGCGGTGATCACCGGCGACGTGCCGCAGGGCGCGAGCCGGGACGAGGCGCTGGCCGCCGTGCGCCTGGTCATGCTCTGCAACGACGTGTCCCTGCGCAACCTGATCCCCGGCGAGCTCGCCAAGGGCTTCGGCTTCTTCCAGGCCAAGCCGGCGTCGGCCTTCTCGCCGGTGGCGGTGACGCCGGACGCCCTGGAGGGCTGGAGGGACGGCAAGCTGCACGGCGCGCTGGAGGTCGAGCTGAACGGCAAGCCGCTGGGCGAGGCCGACGCCGGCGTCGACATGACCTTCGACTTCGGGACGCTGATCGCCCACGCCGCGAAGACCCGCAGCCTGACGGCCGGCTCGATCGTCGGTTCGGGCACGGTGTCCAACCGCGGCTCCGACGGCGGTCCGGGCAAGCCGATCGCCGACGGCGGGGTCGGCTACTCCTGCCTGGCCGAGGTGCGGACGGCGGAGACCCTGGTCGAAGGCCGGCCGAGGACTCCGTTCCTGAAGGCCGGCGACGTGGTGCGGATCGAGATGCGCGACGCCCGCCGCCACAGCC encodes:
- a CDS encoding GNAT family N-acetyltransferase gives rise to the protein MSEPGAEDIRRAAETPVVAAEHELDAAAADLSAAFADYPMFDWFMRPDAGRHAAREKLFRLMLREIAFPVGAIQRPATGGAAAVWIPSEKLGPNPLWQELRAVPTLLGATGLARFGRLVAMREAMDRTHPMDRPHAYLWLLGVHPRAQGLGVGSRLLAAGLAKVDAEGRAAFLETSTESNVALYRRHGFEVTSEYFIRPGSPPTWTMWREPRA
- a CDS encoding demethoxyubiquinone hydroxylase family protein is translated as MSDKPIPPRPGRGAMAARLAEILRVDHAGELGAVSIYRGQRAVLGAAPRHERIAGQLAEMEAHEAEHLARFDRLLTERRVRPTALTPVWRLAGFALGAGTALLGDKAAHACTEAVETVIEEHYAGQVAEISEREPELAAELARFREEELAHRDLAVEEGARQAPGYGLLAAVIRTGCRAAIKISEKL
- a CDS encoding YqaA family protein — protein: MLRKVYDWVMNLAGSRHAPAALAVISFAESSFFPIPPDVMLAPMVLAKPQRAFLYAGICTAASVIGGMLGYAIGVFLEPVGHQILAFFGHPQGAAEFHAWFAQYGLWIILIKGLTPIPYKLVTITAGLARFDLLTFVWASIVTRGARFFLTATLLKYFGPAIREEVERRLALYTVIGVVALVGVVVALKVFG
- a CDS encoding isoaspartyl peptidase/L-asparaginase family protein; this encodes MTTADAAGATSPTLGDWALVAHGGAGVIDRADLKPEQEAAYRAALARVAQAGAEVLRNGGSALDAVEAAIRLLEDDPLFNAGRGAVFTAEGRNELDSSIMDGRTLQAGAVAGVTRTRNPISLARAVMERSEHVFLAGAGADAFSKAHGLEQVEPGYFFTERRWRSLEAELRRQGLPIPPRPPGAGACRDEAEALAHDEGKRGTVGVVALDRHGDVAAGVSTGGTTAKRWGRVGDSPIIGAGAFATNRACAVSATGAGEYFIRLSVARRICDLVELKGLPLQAAVDQVVQAELTALGGDGGVIAVAPDGEIAWSFNTSGMYRARIADNQPLVIGIYKDDP
- a CDS encoding fumarylacetoacetate hydrolase family protein, yielding MKLASLKGGRDGRLVVVSNDLAWCTPADLIAPTLQAALDDWEHCEPDLRALAESLELGAVPRERFHEHEAASPLPRAYQWADGSAYVNHVALVRQARGAEMPESFWTDPLMYQGGSDGFLGPREAIPLADESWGLDLEGEVAVITGDVPQGASRDEALAAVRLVMLCNDVSLRNLIPGELAKGFGFFQAKPASAFSPVAVTPDALEGWRDGKLHGALEVELNGKPLGEADAGVDMTFDFGTLIAHAAKTRSLTAGSIVGSGTVSNRGSDGGPGKPIADGGVGYSCLAEVRTAETLVEGRPRTPFLKAGDVVRIEMRDARRHSLFGAIEQAVAAE
- a CDS encoding disulfide bond formation protein B produces the protein MSDFLRPFLDRWRLCALVISAGMLAIAHAFETFGGLAPCTLCLRQREVYWVAAALSAGFMVIVRLPGGPRWRAATCWILALVFLTGAGVAAYHAGAEWKFWPGPTTCSGSGAGAVSASALNELMNGAKIRPPACDQAAWVFGGLSMAGWNAVASLVFAGLSVAAALRERSKL